A section of the Burkholderia mallei ATCC 23344 genome encodes:
- the treY gene encoding malto-oligosyltrehalose synthase, protein MKPRATLRLQLHAGFTFDDAAAHVGYFARLGVSHLYLSPITAAEPGSRHGYDVIDYSTVNPELGGEAAFVRLIDALRRRGMGAIVDIVPNHMGVGGSSNRWWNDVLEWGARSRFARHFDIDWHASDPALQRKVLLPCLGRPYGEALAAGDIALRADAAHGRFAIACAGRTLPVQIGAYPDILRAANRSDLNALAERFDAPGARPSNHARLDAAHAALRDYAAARGPGALDAVLHGFDPRIARSREMLHRLLEQQHYRLAWWRTATDEINWRRFFDISTLACMRIEDAAVFDDVHALLWRLYAAGLVDGVRIDHVDGLADPRGYCRQLRGRLAALRDGEPYIVVEKILAPDERLPEDWRVDGTTGYDFMNDVSALLHDAAGAAPLAALWADMTGAETTFAREALDGKRRVLARQFAAEHERVARAMHRLARASRDARDFALNPIRRAVAELAIRLPVYRLYPSAGAPQRTDRALLAGAWQAARSAIAPADRAALDYVAATLGLPGVARAVAGLGDPARLAARVGFAQLTAPLAAKGVEDTACYRYGRLLSRNEVGAHADALSLAPGAFHTRNRRRRRTFPGALLATATHDHKRGEDARARLAVLSEAHRAWRAAALDWAAFNAPHHHGAPAAADRIPGPAAEAMLYQTLVGAWPPALAPDDAPGLAALTDRVERWQLKALREAKRDTDWLEPNLGYEAGCAAFLRAIMTPRGPDDFAHRLHRLVARIAPAGIVNSLSQAALRLLSPGVPDLYQGAQTWDHTLVDPDNRADVPFARYAAQRIDAPVAAYLRDWADGRVKHALIGRLLALRAAHPETFAAGAYVPLHVRGTRRGHALAFARRDASTTIVVIATRLAYPLLGDAPARPCVEAACWADTAVGLAPGFAGPWRDMLNDGTLDAPSGMLPLAAALAHLPVAVLIREGGAADTPRRGA, encoded by the coding sequence ATGAAGCCGCGCGCGACGCTGCGCCTGCAGTTGCATGCGGGCTTCACGTTCGACGACGCGGCCGCGCACGTCGGCTATTTCGCGCGGCTCGGCGTGAGCCATCTGTATCTGTCGCCGATCACGGCCGCGGAGCCGGGTTCGCGCCACGGCTACGATGTGATCGATTATTCGACGGTCAACCCCGAGCTCGGCGGCGAGGCGGCGTTCGTGCGGCTGATCGATGCGTTGCGGCGTCGGGGCATGGGCGCGATCGTCGACATCGTGCCGAACCACATGGGCGTGGGCGGCTCGTCCAACCGCTGGTGGAACGACGTGCTCGAATGGGGCGCGCGCAGCCGCTTCGCGCGGCATTTCGACATCGACTGGCACGCGAGCGACCCCGCGTTGCAGCGCAAGGTGCTGCTGCCCTGCCTCGGCCGCCCCTACGGCGAGGCGCTCGCCGCGGGCGACATCGCGCTGCGCGCGGACGCCGCGCACGGGCGGTTCGCGATCGCATGCGCGGGCCGCACGCTGCCCGTGCAGATCGGCGCGTATCCGGACATCCTGCGCGCGGCGAACCGAAGCGATCTGAACGCGCTCGCCGAGCGCTTCGACGCGCCGGGCGCGCGGCCGTCGAACCACGCACGCCTCGACGCGGCGCACGCGGCGCTGCGCGACTACGCCGCCGCGCGCGGGCCGGGCGCGCTCGACGCGGTGCTGCACGGCTTCGATCCGCGCATCGCGCGCTCGCGCGAGATGCTGCACCGCCTGCTCGAGCAGCAGCATTACCGCCTGGCGTGGTGGCGCACCGCCACCGACGAAATCAACTGGCGCCGCTTTTTCGACATCTCGACGCTCGCCTGCATGCGCATCGAGGACGCAGCCGTGTTCGACGACGTGCATGCGCTGCTGTGGCGCCTCTACGCCGCGGGTCTCGTCGACGGCGTGCGGATCGATCACGTCGACGGGCTCGCGGATCCGCGCGGATACTGCCGGCAGTTGCGCGGCCGGCTCGCCGCGTTGCGCGACGGCGAACCGTATATCGTCGTCGAGAAGATCCTCGCGCCCGACGAACGCTTGCCCGAAGACTGGCGCGTCGACGGCACGACAGGCTACGACTTCATGAACGACGTATCGGCGCTGCTGCACGACGCCGCCGGCGCCGCGCCGCTCGCCGCGCTGTGGGCGGACATGACGGGCGCCGAGACGACATTCGCGCGCGAAGCGCTGGACGGCAAGCGCCGCGTGCTCGCCCGGCAGTTCGCGGCCGAGCACGAGCGCGTCGCGCGTGCGATGCATCGGCTCGCGCGCGCATCGCGCGACGCCCGCGACTTCGCGCTCAATCCGATCCGCCGCGCGGTCGCCGAGCTCGCGATCCGGCTGCCGGTGTACCGGCTGTATCCGTCGGCAGGCGCGCCGCAGCGGACCGATCGCGCGCTTCTCGCCGGCGCGTGGCAAGCGGCGCGCAGCGCGATCGCGCCGGCCGATCGCGCTGCGCTCGACTACGTCGCCGCGACGCTCGGCCTGCCGGGCGTCGCACGCGCCGTCGCCGGCCTCGGCGACCCGGCGCGGCTCGCCGCGCGCGTCGGGTTCGCGCAGCTCACCGCGCCGCTCGCCGCGAAGGGCGTCGAGGACACCGCGTGCTATCGATACGGCAGGCTGTTGTCGCGCAACGAAGTCGGCGCGCACGCGGATGCGCTCTCGCTCGCGCCCGGCGCGTTCCACACGCGCAATCGCCGGCGGCGGCGGACGTTCCCGGGCGCGCTGCTCGCCACCGCCACGCACGACCACAAGCGCGGCGAAGACGCGCGCGCGCGGCTCGCGGTCCTGAGCGAAGCGCATCGCGCGTGGCGCGCGGCGGCGCTCGACTGGGCGGCGTTCAACGCCCCGCACCATCACGGCGCGCCCGCGGCGGCCGACCGGATACCGGGGCCCGCCGCCGAGGCGATGCTGTATCAGACGCTCGTCGGCGCGTGGCCGCCCGCGCTCGCGCCCGACGACGCGCCCGGCCTCGCCGCGCTGACGGACCGGGTCGAGCGCTGGCAATTGAAGGCGCTGCGCGAAGCGAAGCGCGACACCGACTGGCTCGAACCGAATCTCGGATACGAAGCCGGCTGCGCGGCGTTCCTGCGCGCGATCATGACGCCGCGCGGGCCCGACGATTTCGCTCATCGGCTGCACCGCCTCGTTGCGCGCATCGCGCCCGCGGGCATCGTCAACAGCCTGTCGCAAGCCGCGCTGCGGCTGCTGTCGCCCGGCGTGCCGGATCTGTATCAGGGCGCGCAGACATGGGATCACACGCTCGTCGATCCCGACAATCGCGCCGACGTGCCGTTCGCCCGCTACGCGGCGCAGCGCATCGACGCGCCCGTCGCCGCGTATCTGCGCGACTGGGCCGACGGCCGCGTCAAGCACGCGCTGATCGGCAGGCTGCTCGCGTTGCGCGCCGCGCACCCGGAGACGTTCGCGGCGGGCGCTTACGTGCCGCTGCACGTGCGCGGCACGCGTCGCGGCCATGCGCTGGCGTTCGCGAGACGAGACGCGTCGACGACGATCGTCGTGATCGCGACGCGGCTCGCCTACCCGCTGCTCGGCGACGCACCGGCGCGCCCGTGCGTGGAGGCCGCATGCTGGGCGGACACGGCGGTCGGGCTCGCGCCCGGCTTCGCCGGCCCGTGGCGCGACATGCTGAACGACGGCACGCTCGACGCGCCGTCGGGCATGCTGCCGCTTGCCGCCGCGCTCGCGCATCTGCCCGTCGCGGTGCTGATTCGCGAGGGCGGCGCAGCGGATACGCCGCGACGCGGCGCTTGA